A section of the Metabacillus endolithicus genome encodes:
- a CDS encoding iron-containing alcohol dehydrogenase gives MNISKFVTPEIIFGKNSIKQAGEACLRLGAKKVLIVSDQGVAAAGWLDKVVNLCKESCLPFAIYTDITIDPKDTEVISGSRSYIENECDAIIGVGGGSALDVAKAIAIVATNGGEIKDYEGIDKIVHPLPPMIMIMTTAGSGSEVSQFSVIVDSIRKKKMTIISKSLVPDIAIIDPLTLMTKDSSLTAATGMDVLTHAIEAYVSIAATPLTDVQAKNALSLVATYLRPSVASKTNEEAKEAMAMASLQAGLAFSNAILGAAHAISHAIGGRFPLPHGEINAILLPYVMDFNFIAAPKRFKDMAECMGIDTRAFTQREAGSAAIQYVKELSADIGIPKQLREVGISQEMIASICQTALEDACMITNPRDMNLEQMKQLLHQVL, from the coding sequence ATGAATATATCAAAATTTGTAACACCCGAAATTATTTTCGGTAAAAACTCGATTAAACAAGCGGGTGAGGCATGCTTACGTCTTGGTGCTAAAAAGGTATTAATTGTGAGTGATCAAGGAGTTGCAGCAGCTGGCTGGTTAGATAAAGTTGTTAATCTTTGTAAAGAATCTTGTCTTCCTTTTGCCATATATACAGATATTACGATTGATCCAAAGGATACGGAAGTGATTAGCGGATCCCGATCTTATATAGAAAACGAATGTGATGCCATTATTGGTGTTGGTGGCGGGAGCGCATTAGATGTGGCAAAGGCTATTGCGATTGTAGCAACAAATGGAGGAGAAATTAAGGATTATGAAGGAATCGATAAAATCGTCCATCCTTTACCCCCTATGATCATGATTATGACTACAGCAGGATCCGGGTCTGAAGTTTCTCAGTTTTCTGTCATAGTAGATTCAATTCGAAAAAAGAAAATGACAATTATTTCGAAATCACTTGTACCAGACATTGCCATCATAGATCCGCTCACTTTAATGACAAAAGATAGCAGTTTAACGGCTGCAACTGGTATGGATGTTTTAACTCATGCTATTGAGGCTTATGTGAGTATCGCAGCCACACCATTAACAGATGTACAGGCGAAAAATGCATTATCCCTTGTGGCAACTTATCTAAGACCTTCTGTTGCATCAAAAACAAATGAAGAAGCAAAGGAAGCAATGGCGATGGCTAGCTTACAGGCAGGACTTGCTTTTTCTAATGCAATTTTAGGAGCGGCACACGCTATTTCTCATGCAATAGGTGGGAGGTTTCCGTTACCTCATGGTGAAATAAATGCAATACTTTTACCATATGTAATGGATTTTAATTTTATTGCTGCGCCAAAACGGTTTAAGGATATGGCAGAGTGCATGGGAATTGATACAAGAGCTTTTACTCAAAGAGAAGCTGGAAGTGCAGCCATTCAATATGTAAAAGAATTATCTGCAGATATCGGAATTCCAAAACAATTAAGAGAGGTTGGAATTTCACAAGAAATGATAGCATCTATCTGTCAAACTGCATTAGAAGATGCATGTATGATAACAAATCCTCGTGATATGAATCTTGAACAAATGAAGCAGTTATTACATCAGGTTTTGTAA
- a CDS encoding sensor histidine kinase has translation MLEDKNEMIALLTGVESSKKSYYTELKKTVDMLQKKNMQLEIINEVMKSIKIDMTLEEILNNMVDKLKNIIQFDRLSFFLLQNVRLTLINVFPGNTFTIERGIDLPRDNSLYWMALTKRQVMFQQLEYPTWNFNELELLRNLKLTSILVVPIYSKNKEIGVICIGRCFLEHWHSDDIAFLEQLADHLAVSIENTQLYNEVLRSKQEWENTFKAVDDMIIIFDKHVNVIQMNDSVRHFLKTHHHKDNLLLEQHYKRLANKTFQTEKTSYKEIHFEDQSTFELYTYPVYNSKNIVYGVIACVKDVTEKRKMEVQLLHSGKLAAIGEMAAGVAHELNSPLTAILGNSQLLLRNVTDEDDSFTLLRDIKTCGVRCKDIIKSLLAFSRQEEYTFQSFHINDAVKQVLNLLKYQLEKNQITVITNLHEDLPMIEGSQQQIEQIIINLLLNAKDAVEVLVNDDKEIEIMTSLENQSVKVSVRDNGIGIEQERLSKIFHPFHTTKEAEKGTGLGLSVSIGIAKTHGGSIDVKSEVNKGSTFQLVLPLQPLTKTEVSV, from the coding sequence TTGCTTGAAGATAAAAACGAGATGATTGCCCTGTTAACAGGTGTTGAATCTTCTAAGAAAAGCTATTATACAGAACTTAAGAAAACAGTCGATATGCTACAAAAGAAAAATATGCAGCTTGAAATTATAAACGAAGTGATGAAGAGTATTAAAATTGATATGACACTAGAAGAGATTTTAAATAATATGGTTGATAAATTAAAAAATATTATTCAATTTGATCGATTAAGCTTTTTTCTACTCCAAAATGTAAGGCTTACCTTAATTAACGTTTTTCCAGGAAACACTTTTACCATTGAACGTGGGATAGACTTACCTCGTGATAACTCTCTTTACTGGATGGCTTTAACTAAACGGCAAGTTATGTTTCAGCAGTTAGAATATCCAACCTGGAATTTTAATGAACTAGAGTTATTAAGAAACCTAAAGCTAACCAGCATTCTCGTTGTGCCCATTTATAGTAAAAACAAAGAAATTGGTGTAATCTGTATCGGTCGTTGTTTTCTTGAACATTGGCATTCAGATGACATTGCATTTCTTGAGCAGCTTGCCGATCATTTAGCAGTTAGTATAGAAAATACCCAATTATATAATGAGGTATTAAGGTCAAAGCAAGAGTGGGAGAACACATTTAAAGCAGTTGACGATATGATCATTATTTTTGATAAACATGTAAATGTTATTCAAATGAACGACTCGGTTAGGCACTTTTTGAAAACTCATCATCATAAAGATAATCTTCTACTAGAGCAACACTATAAAAGACTCGCTAATAAAACGTTTCAAACAGAAAAAACCAGTTATAAAGAAATTCATTTTGAAGATCAATCCACCTTTGAACTTTACACATATCCCGTTTATAACAGTAAAAACATCGTATACGGAGTGATTGCGTGTGTAAAAGATGTAACAGAAAAACGAAAAATGGAAGTGCAATTACTTCATTCAGGAAAATTGGCTGCAATTGGAGAAATGGCAGCAGGAGTTGCTCATGAACTAAACAGTCCACTCACTGCGATCTTAGGAAATTCACAGCTTCTATTAAGAAATGTAACGGACGAAGATGATTCTTTTACTCTTTTACGAGATATTAAAACTTGTGGAGTTCGTTGTAAAGACATTATTAAAAGTTTACTAGCTTTCTCCAGACAAGAAGAGTATACATTTCAATCTTTTCATATAAATGATGCGGTGAAACAGGTGTTAAATTTATTAAAATATCAATTGGAAAAAAATCAAATAACTGTCATCACAAACTTACATGAAGATCTTCCAATGATCGAAGGAAGTCAGCAGCAAATTGAACAAATTATTATTAATCTGCTACTAAATGCAAAAGATGCAGTAGAAGTGTTAGTAAATGATGATAAAGAAATTGAAATCATGACATCACTTGAAAATCAATCAGTTAAGGTCTCGGTCCGTGACAATGGTATTGGCATAGAACAAGAACGCTTATCAAAAATTTTCCATCCTTTTCATACAACAAAAGAAGCTGAAAAAGGAACTGGTTTAGGCTTATCAGTAAGTATAGGAATTGCTAAAACACATGGTGGAAGTATTGATGTAAAAAGTGAAGTAAACAAAGGTAGTACTTTTCAACTCGTGTTGCCACTTCAACCATTAACTAAAACTGAGGTGAGTGTATGA
- a CDS encoding nucleoside deaminase produces the protein MIDHTFYMNEALKEAEEAGKRGDRPIGAVIVHDGKIISRGSNRISTLENEVAHAEINAIHSCAAYLKKHAENCTIYTTVEPCMMCLTTIVMANIRHIVFGVKDNYLQMENFIESVPYVKKRLYTYESGILSSESERIIKEYSPFMAEIIFNGRKPL, from the coding sequence GTGATAGATCATACTTTTTATATGAATGAAGCTTTAAAAGAAGCTGAAGAAGCAGGAAAACGCGGAGATCGGCCAATTGGGGCTGTGATCGTTCATGATGGTAAAATCATTTCGCGAGGATCTAATCGGATAAGCACATTAGAAAACGAAGTGGCACATGCTGAAATAAATGCGATCCATAGCTGTGCAGCCTATTTAAAAAAACATGCTGAAAATTGTACAATCTACACAACTGTTGAACCTTGTATGATGTGTTTAACAACTATTGTTATGGCAAATATACGACATATTGTTTTTGGTGTTAAGGATAACTATTTACAAATGGAAAACTTTATCGAATCTGTTCCTTATGTTAAAAAGAGATTGTATACATATGAAAGTGGCATTTTATCTAGTGAATCTGAACGGATTATTAAAGAATACTCGCCTTTTATGGCAGAAATTATTTTTAATGGGCGGAAACCGTTATAA
- a CDS encoding DinB family protein gives MNFYTKSALNQIKLALDSVSNIINQLKEEDLHIKTLATKRSIGELLEHISVLCEADLLILNGATEGEMSSFYSAHPYETLEDLQQALEKHYKILEKAFLNYTENELLEMTTSYWGVTYSRYEWLLEIIAHLYHHRGQLHSLLVYHFKKDLNVSLFE, from the coding sequence ATGAATTTCTATACAAAGAGCGCATTAAATCAGATCAAGCTAGCTCTTGATTCTGTATCTAACATTATTAATCAGTTGAAAGAGGAAGATTTACATATAAAGACTTTAGCAACTAAACGCTCAATTGGTGAGCTTTTGGAACATATTTCAGTGTTATGTGAAGCTGATCTACTTATTTTAAATGGGGCAACAGAAGGAGAAATGTCATCATTTTATAGTGCTCATCCATACGAAACATTGGAAGATTTGCAACAAGCTTTAGAAAAACATTATAAAATACTTGAAAAAGCATTTTTAAATTATACAGAAAACGAGCTTTTAGAAATGACTACTTCATATTGGGGTGTTACATATTCTAGATATGAATGGCTGTTAGAAATAATAGCTCATCTTTATCACCATAGAGGGCAGCTACATTCACTGCTCGTATATCACTTCAAAAAGGATCTTAACGTCTCTTTATTCGAATAA
- a CDS encoding DUF421 domain-containing protein — translation MEWDFIWKAILIVLVGTVLLRIAGRKTISQMTLAETVLMVGIGSLLIQPVAGKNVWTTFLVGGILVGTLLVMELLQMKSDKFEKAITGKAKIIIDNGNLNEKNLKKLRLSVDQLEMMLRQNSISKISDVKWATLEPNGQLGYELKQEAQPVTKKDFDDFKQTIVNLIPSNAQLTHINEILGLINNHTQPESKEDIFAEVKHKRHKEAPPKHLQ, via the coding sequence ATGGAATGGGATTTTATCTGGAAAGCTATTCTCATCGTTCTGGTTGGAACAGTTTTATTGAGAATTGCAGGAAGAAAAACAATTTCTCAGATGACATTAGCTGAGACAGTATTAATGGTTGGTATTGGTTCTCTCCTTATTCAGCCTGTTGCGGGTAAAAATGTTTGGACGACATTTTTAGTCGGAGGAATATTAGTTGGGACTCTTTTAGTTATGGAACTTCTTCAAATGAAATCAGACAAATTTGAAAAAGCGATCACAGGTAAAGCAAAGATTATCATTGATAACGGAAATCTAAATGAGAAAAACCTAAAAAAATTAAGATTATCTGTAGATCAACTTGAAATGATGCTCCGCCAAAATAGTATATCCAAAATTAGCGATGTAAAATGGGCAACCTTAGAACCAAATGGCCAATTAGGCTATGAGTTAAAACAAGAAGCGCAGCCTGTTACAAAGAAGGATTTTGACGATTTTAAACAAACAATTGTTAACTTAATACCTAGCAATGCTCAACTTACTCATATAAATGAAATTTTAGGCTTAATTAACAATCATACACAGCCAGAAAGTAAAGAGGACATTTTTGCAGAAGTGAAACATAAACGACATAAAGAAGCTCCTCCAAAGCACTTACAATAA
- a CDS encoding DinB family protein, whose amino-acid sequence MNFHLNEAIEVLSRTPKTLEHFLSGLSDQWLHCNEGEGTWNVSEIVEHLIEAELHNWIPRLESILHDGKNKHFPSFDRFSHLTKPESTIEEKLLTFNQLREANIEKLKELINPHHHLDIEGTHPAFGVVKIRELLSTWVVHDLTHISQIVRVMAKRYYDDVGPWKEYLGVLKK is encoded by the coding sequence ATGAATTTTCATTTAAATGAAGCAATTGAGGTATTATCGAGAACACCAAAAACATTGGAGCATTTTTTATCTGGACTTTCTGATCAATGGCTGCATTGTAATGAAGGGGAAGGAACGTGGAATGTTTCTGAAATTGTTGAACATTTAATTGAAGCTGAACTACATAATTGGATTCCTAGATTAGAATCAATTCTACATGATGGAAAGAACAAACACTTTCCTTCATTTGATCGTTTTTCACATTTGACTAAGCCTGAAAGTACGATTGAAGAAAAACTATTAACTTTTAATCAACTTAGAGAAGCAAACATTGAAAAATTAAAAGAACTTATTAATCCTCATCATCATCTAGATATCGAAGGAACACATCCCGCTTTCGGTGTGGTCAAAATAAGAGAGCTTCTTTCAACCTGGGTTGTTCATGATCTTACACATATTTCGCAAATCGTTAGAGTAATGGCAAAGAGGTATTATGATGACGTTGGACCTTGGAAGGAATATTTGGGAGTATTAAAGAAATAG
- a CDS encoding GNAT family N-acetyltransferase produces the protein MKIRALQKEETPPIELLLLADPSVSIIEDYLNRGMCFVAENQENMVIGALVLLPTRPHCVELANISVSEDYRGKGVGKLLIKHAISVAREKLFKVMEVGTGNSSIDQIAFYQKCGFRLTGVDFDFFVKHYHEPIYENSIQCRDMVRFTLDIE, from the coding sequence ATGAAGATTAGAGCCCTACAAAAGGAAGAAACACCGCCAATAGAATTATTATTACTTGCGGATCCTTCAGTATCTATAATTGAAGATTACCTTAACCGGGGAATGTGTTTTGTTGCTGAAAATCAGGAGAACATGGTCATAGGAGCATTAGTGCTACTTCCAACAAGACCACATTGTGTGGAGTTAGCGAATATTTCTGTTTCAGAAGATTACCGAGGAAAAGGTGTTGGAAAGTTATTGATAAAGCATGCTATTTCCGTAGCTAGAGAAAAATTATTTAAAGTAATGGAAGTTGGCACTGGAAATTCTAGCATAGATCAAATTGCCTTTTATCAAAAATGTGGATTTAGACTCACAGGCGTTGACTTTGATTTTTTCGTCAAACATTATCATGAACCGATATATGAAAATAGTATCCAATGCAGAGATATGGTGCGCTTTACTTTGGATATTGAATAA
- a CDS encoding alpha/beta-type small acid-soluble spore protein gives MANNSNNLVVPGAEHALDQMKVEIANEFGVDLGGETTSRANGSVGGEITKRLVSMAQQQLG, from the coding sequence ATGGCAAATAACTCAAATAACTTAGTAGTACCTGGAGCTGAACACGCACTTGACCAAATGAAGGTGGAAATCGCAAATGAATTTGGTGTAGATCTTGGCGGTGAAACAACATCACGTGCAAACGGATCTGTTGGTGGAGAAATCACAAAACGCCTAGTTTCAATGGCGCAACAACAACTAGGTTAA
- a CDS encoding GNAT family N-acetyltransferase translates to MDTRLLSKKHAAAYKSLRLKALQEHPEAFSSSYEEEVAYSIATVEERLNAENSFTFGAFVDEKLVAIATLLPETKNKLKHRANIFAVYVNTSYRKTGIGKKLVEAAINKSKSIEGIEQLYLTVSSSNIAAKNLYQSLSFKTYGTDKKALKVKETYYDEELMVLYL, encoded by the coding sequence ATGGATACAAGATTATTAAGTAAAAAACACGCAGCTGCTTATAAAAGTCTAAGATTAAAGGCGTTACAAGAGCATCCAGAAGCATTCAGCTCTAGTTATGAGGAGGAAGTCGCATATTCTATAGCTACTGTAGAAGAGAGGTTAAATGCAGAAAACTCCTTCACATTTGGAGCATTTGTTGATGAAAAATTAGTTGCTATTGCTACATTGCTGCCGGAAACAAAAAACAAACTAAAACACAGAGCTAATATCTTCGCTGTTTATGTTAATACTAGCTACCGTAAAACGGGAATAGGTAAAAAGTTAGTAGAAGCAGCCATTAATAAATCAAAGTCTATTGAAGGAATCGAGCAACTTTATTTAACTGTTTCATCAAGCAATATAGCAGCAAAAAACCTTTATCAATCATTAAGTTTCAAAACATATGGTACTGATAAAAAGGCATTAAAAGTTAAAGAAACTTATTATGATGAAGAACTTATGGTACTATATTTGTAA
- a CDS encoding DUF2161 domain-containing phosphodiesterase, which produces MTEKKKIQEADLYKPIQNYFTREGYDVYGEVKDCDIAAVKDDELIVVELKLNLSIELLIQATKRQRLTDQVYIAIPKPRYNKRSKRWSDLCHLIKRLELGLIIVSFTGNRKRMEMIFHPTTYSKQRKQQKWKRDSVLKEINGRSADYNIGGSSRTKIMTAYKENCIQIACYLIEFGELSPKKLVQLGTGSKTSSILTKNFYGWFHRVKRGIYTITDKGKLEIKEFPELVDYYLDKVKESE; this is translated from the coding sequence ATGACTGAAAAGAAAAAAATACAAGAAGCAGACTTATATAAACCAATCCAAAATTATTTTACCCGAGAAGGATATGACGTTTATGGTGAAGTAAAGGATTGCGATATTGCGGCAGTAAAAGATGACGAGCTTATCGTGGTGGAACTAAAGCTTAATTTAAGTATTGAGTTATTAATTCAAGCAACTAAGAGGCAGCGCTTAACCGATCAAGTGTATATTGCTATTCCAAAGCCACGCTATAATAAGCGGTCGAAGCGATGGTCTGACCTATGTCATCTTATTAAAAGACTGGAACTTGGTCTAATTATCGTATCTTTCACGGGAAATCGAAAGAGAATGGAGATGATTTTTCATCCAACTACATATAGTAAACAACGTAAACAACAGAAGTGGAAACGAGATTCAGTACTTAAAGAGATAAATGGAAGAAGTGCTGATTATAATATTGGAGGAAGCAGTCGAACGAAAATTATGACTGCTTACAAAGAAAATTGCATTCAAATTGCATGCTATTTAATTGAATTCGGTGAACTCTCTCCTAAAAAGTTAGTACAATTAGGAACAGGTTCAAAAACATCCTCCATCTTAACCAAAAACTTTTATGGTTGGTTTCATCGAGTGAAAAGAGGCATCTATACCATAACTGACAAAGGAAAGCTTGAAATAAAAGAGTTTCCTGAATTAGTAGATTATTATTTAGATAAAGTGAAAGAATCAGAATAA
- a CDS encoding DinB family protein gives MLLSEKLYHIGELEGFSPQIGRLVSMMNYTRHTTLRAVHGLSIKELDFHLDSQSNSIGMLLYHFADVEKIYQILTFENREPTEFEEKELELGLDLGKKGQENIKGYPLEFYLDRLEKSRNETLKQLQQRSDDWLDETTPFWNNLTANNYFKWFHVFEDELNHRGQIRMIRKRFIG, from the coding sequence ATGTTACTTAGCGAGAAGTTATACCATATTGGTGAGCTAGAGGGATTCTCACCGCAAATTGGTCGGTTAGTTTCTATGATGAATTACACACGACATACAACATTAAGAGCTGTTCATGGTTTATCTATCAAGGAACTTGACTTTCACCTAGATTCACAAAGTAATTCAATCGGTATGTTGCTGTATCATTTCGCTGATGTTGAGAAGATTTATCAAATTTTAACATTTGAAAACAGAGAACCAACAGAGTTTGAAGAAAAAGAGCTAGAATTGGGTTTGGATTTAGGTAAGAAGGGTCAAGAAAATATTAAGGGATATCCTTTAGAGTTTTATCTTGATAGACTCGAAAAAAGCAGGAATGAAACACTTAAGCAGCTCCAACAAAGAAGTGATGATTGGCTCGATGAAACAACTCCTTTTTGGAATAATTTGACCGCAAATAATTATTTTAAATGGTTCCACGTTTTTGAGGATGAATTAAACCATCGTGGACAAATAAGAATGATTCGAAAAAGATTTATTGGGTAG
- a CDS encoding sensor domain-containing diguanylate cyclase, with translation MDSKRQTVSQPYIAPSGRLIVLLAHPLYDQNNHFKGMIGGSIYLQEQNVLNEILGNDIIDENGSYYYVVGPEGKILFHPDKKRIGEDVSGNPIIGKIMQGKSGKEIVTNTKGVTMLAAYSVVPETGWGVVQQTPVTFIYESLYDHIKKLLIYILIPFVSLLALSIFIARKLAKPFFDLSNVVNQISTGKLVSIPEMKSHWNREADLLTKSVTMAIEGMQDKHQQLSYEATTDSLTNTSNRRLLDEVMKEWVTKNKPFTLIAFDIDNFKKVNDTFGHQTGDQVLQFLVKYVQMMIRKNDLLFRYGGEEFVLLIPDVSSTTAYSIAEKIRICVENNVSPTGKHITISIGIAEFPSHTKQQNKLFDLADQALYVSKSQGKNRTTIWNENL, from the coding sequence GTGGATTCAAAAAGGCAAACGGTATCTCAGCCATATATTGCTCCTTCTGGACGTTTAATTGTCCTGCTTGCACATCCTTTATATGATCAGAATAATCACTTTAAAGGAATGATCGGGGGATCTATTTATCTTCAGGAACAAAACGTGCTTAACGAGATTCTTGGCAACGATATCATTGATGAAAACGGCTCTTATTATTATGTTGTTGGGCCAGAAGGGAAGATTTTATTTCATCCTGACAAAAAACGAATTGGCGAAGATGTATCAGGAAATCCTATTATCGGTAAAATAATGCAAGGTAAAAGCGGAAAGGAAATTGTCACAAATACAAAAGGCGTCACGATGTTAGCGGCATACAGTGTTGTTCCAGAAACAGGGTGGGGAGTTGTTCAGCAAACACCTGTTACTTTTATCTATGAATCATTGTATGATCACATAAAAAAATTACTAATATATATTCTTATCCCTTTTGTTAGTTTACTTGCACTTTCAATTTTTATTGCTAGAAAATTAGCAAAGCCGTTTTTTGATCTTTCTAACGTAGTAAACCAAATCTCTACGGGTAAATTAGTGAGTATTCCTGAAATGAAATCTCATTGGAATAGAGAAGCTGACTTATTAACAAAAAGTGTGACAATGGCGATAGAAGGCATGCAAGATAAACATCAACAGCTTTCATACGAAGCAACAACCGATTCTCTAACAAATACTTCAAATCGCCGCCTGCTTGACGAGGTTATGAAAGAATGGGTAACAAAAAACAAGCCTTTTACACTCATCGCTTTTGATATTGATAATTTTAAAAAGGTGAATGATACGTTTGGACACCAAACTGGAGATCAAGTACTACAATTTTTAGTGAAATATGTACAAATGATGATTAGAAAAAACGATTTGCTGTTTCGATACGGCGGGGAAGAGTTTGTTCTATTAATTCCAGATGTTTCATCAACTACTGCATACTCAATTGCGGAGAAAATTCGTATATGCGTAGAAAATAATGTTTCTCCAACCGGAAAACACATTACAATATCTATAGGCATAGCCGAATTTCCATCACACACAAAACAACAGAATAAATTATTCGACTTAGCCGACCAAGCTTTATATGTGTCAAAATCACAAGGGAAAAATAGGACGACTATTTGGAATGAAAACTTATAA
- a CDS encoding DUF4181 domain-containing protein has translation MIVVAIFISWFILDLLLRYILGIKLKKAFKKFEHHDLIFKNIDRWLFIAFLLFLLVNIFLSFMDMIVVVFIYLAITSFLHGMQEWKFDKENREYIFTWLGTGACILLGVLYTLGITAV, from the coding sequence ATGATTGTTGTTGCTATTTTTATCTCCTGGTTCATCTTAGATCTTCTTTTAAGGTATATTTTAGGTATCAAATTAAAAAAGGCTTTTAAAAAGTTTGAGCATCATGATTTAATATTTAAAAATATTGATAGATGGCTTTTTATAGCCTTTTTACTGTTTCTTTTAGTAAATATTTTTCTGTCTTTTATGGACATGATTGTAGTAGTTTTTATCTATTTAGCCATCACGAGCTTTCTTCATGGTATGCAGGAATGGAAGTTTGATAAGGAAAATAGAGAATATATATTCACGTGGCTAGGTACTGGAGCTTGTATTTTATTAGGGGTTTTATATACTTTAGGTATAACTGCTGTGTAA
- a CDS encoding GtrA family protein — MILNRLFIIKFIKYSFVGIICTLIYFLTMFIFVELFHQEPVIGASISFIIMTLFSYLLNKKYTFGGKYSHQQLLRFLVVSIIGFTLNFIIIFTVVHVLSFHYAIGEIVTVLVIPLINFTLNNIWTFK, encoded by the coding sequence ATGATTCTAAATAGACTTTTTATTATTAAATTTATAAAATACAGTTTTGTCGGGATTATATGTACGCTCATTTATTTTCTTACTATGTTTATATTTGTGGAACTTTTCCATCAAGAACCAGTTATCGGTGCGTCGATCTCTTTTATCATCATGACTCTTTTTTCATACCTATTAAATAAAAAATATACATTTGGTGGAAAGTACTCTCATCAACAATTACTGCGATTTCTTGTTGTGTCCATCATTGGCTTCACATTAAATTTTATAATTATCTTTACAGTTGTTCATGTTCTATCGTTTCATTATGCTATTGGAGAAATTGTGACAGTCTTAGTAATCCCACTCATAAATTTCACTTTAAATAATATTTGGACATTTAAATAG
- a CDS encoding YitT family protein — protein MNTIKIVCIIVLGSLLLSIGINVFLTPYKVLDGGMIGIGLILHYLFNLKTGLMLIVFSTPIFLVAWIYYRKYFYNSLHGLLLSSFFIDLLKPLDGIVHASPIVSSIIGGIFVGSGIGLMLRIGTSTGGTDLLAQFISDKSGVNVGILIFFIDMVVILLGGLLISSETLILSCVTIVFVGLTTTIVSSKSIKEA, from the coding sequence ATGAATACGATAAAAATAGTGTGTATTATTGTGTTAGGAAGTCTTCTATTATCGATTGGAATCAATGTTTTTTTAACACCTTATAAAGTGCTGGATGGTGGGATGATCGGGATTGGCTTAATTTTGCACTATTTGTTTAATTTAAAAACAGGTTTGATGCTCATTGTTTTTAGTACACCAATATTTCTCGTTGCATGGATTTATTATAGAAAGTATTTTTATAATAGTTTACATGGCTTATTACTTTCATCTTTTTTTATTGATTTGCTAAAACCATTGGATGGAATTGTTCATGCATCACCAATTGTAAGTTCAATTATTGGAGGGATATTTGTTGGCTCTGGTATTGGGTTAATGCTTCGTATCGGAACTAGCACTGGTGGAACAGATCTGCTTGCTCAATTTATATCTGACAAATCTGGAGTTAATGTTGGCATTTTAATCTTTTTTATTGATATGGTTGTGATTTTGCTAGGAGGTCTATTAATTTCAAGTGAAACATTGATTTTGTCTTGTGTTACCATCGTATTCGTTGGATTAACAACAACAATTGTTTCATCAAAATCTATAAAGGAAGCGTAA